The Benincasa hispida cultivar B227 chromosome 9, ASM972705v1, whole genome shotgun sequence genome has a segment encoding these proteins:
- the LOC120086969 gene encoding dehydrogenase/reductase SDR family member 12 — protein MEPAALQVRIHISIGALAMFLLKAWRFSAFGVYGYLNFTKSAFIEHSKKFKPEDMQTNIEGKNCIVTGANSGIGYATAEGLASRGATVYMVCRNKERGEAALSEIKSKTGNQNVHLEVCDLSSIRDIKSFSTKFISKNVPVHVLVNNAGLIEKNRVTTSEGFELNFAVNVLGTYAMTESMLPLLEKAAPDGKVITVSSGGMYSVPLTNDLQFSEDEFDGVKQYAFNKRVQVALTEKWAEMYSNKGIGFYSMHPGWAETPGVTKSLPSFSKSLSGKLRTSEEGADTLIWLALQPKEKLVPGAFYFDRSEAPKHLAFAATKSSHTAIGSIYDHLRSLSGLAQ, from the exons ATGGAACCTGCAGCTCTTCAGGTTCGAATCCACATCTCCATTGGAGCACTCGCAATGTTTCTTCTCAAG GCATGGAGATTCTCAGCTTTTGGGGTCTATGGCTACCTCAACTTCACCAAATCTGCATTCAT TGAACATTCTAAGAAGTTCAAACCAGAGGACATGCAAACGAACATTGAAGGGAAAAATTGCATTGTTACTGGGGCGAATTCTGGGATTGGATATGCAACTGCAGAGGGTTTAGCATCACG TGGAGCTACTGTCTACATGGTATGCCGCAACAAGGAAAGAGGAGAAGCTGCTCTTTCTGAGATAAAGTCTAAAACAGGAAACCAAAATGTTCATTTGGAG GTCTGTGATCTTTCCTCAATCCGTGACATCAAGTCATTTTCCACAAAGTTTATTTCAAAGAATGTCCCAGTCCATGTTTTG GTTAACAATGCTGGGTTGATTGAGAAAAACCGAGTTACGACGTCTGAAGG GTTCGAATTGAACTTTGCTGTGAATGTTTTAGGCACTTATGCAATGACTGAATCAATGTTGCCATTGCTGGAGAAAGCTGCACCTGATGGAAAGGTCATCACAGTTTCTTCTGGTGGAATGTATTCAGTTCCTTTAACCAATGATCTGCAG tTTAGTGAAGACGAATTTGATGGGGTCAAACAGTATGCATTTAACAAACGAGTTCAG GTGGCTTTAACAGAGAAATGGGCAGAGATGTACTCTAACAAAGGTATTGGATTCTACTCGATGCACCCCGGTTGGGCCGAAACACCTGGAGTGACTAAATCTTTACCAAGTTTCTCTAAATC GCTCTCGGGGAAGCTAAGAACGAGCGAGGAAGGGGCCGATACACTTATTTGGTTGGCTTTACAGCCAAAAGAGAAGTTGGTACCTGGAGCATTCTACTTTGATAGAAGTGAAGCGCCAAAGCATTTAGCTTTTGCTGCTACAAAGTCTTCTCATACAGCAATTGGCTCTATATATGATCATCTTCGATCTTTGTCTGGTTTGGCTCAATAA